Proteins encoded by one window of Culicoides brevitarsis isolate CSIRO-B50_1 chromosome 2, AGI_CSIRO_Cbre_v1, whole genome shotgun sequence:
- the LOC134831079 gene encoding zinc finger protein 62-like: MDDFDCPVNLDPEVICRICLESKPLTNLFVKEIIDGNLVTLPTVFQQFFRIKIVHNDKLPQKICIECKKKLIESIKFKRKCESSNKVLHDLLEPGYDYTFYEVLPKPEKTSTNDFSCQTDDEITAKFDENVNEDAFEDGIQYSKIQEKVEKAFGDIGDEFDELYNLYSCFDRDADGNFCVIPGCYERLSTAQVLQSHMRTKHSKILSDFIQNLDLMLQKSEEKEAEPMQIYTEEPSQSSQEPFSLPENTELIQIAEIDDDDDQFIEEEITEDAKKDSDSEEDKIVEITNVAYHCPICHKLYQGPEDIEKHRILHEIVLPVLFDNTEFYCCEVCKAVFVSYDQIKNHLKNGHEILDPKKSGNDREFQTLPAISKKIFLFKDQSELDETGYLEMFETFELKNDSPLICGVCQKSYKNIESVKYHSFSHTKNFDCPLRDCETSFDFFYKLLGHIRYSHYKEKIIELTCPYCKEQFKTKKEYGTHVRDSCKKRVLSCNICSKKFVNQAALKNHLKVHDEQKCEECGETYLSPSDLRNHIRMDHADNNKMYKCNYCPKRFRTPSHRTDHENTHNTENKYQCDICQNFFKSERVMKSHQKLHTVGRSHACPICGKMFNRNYHVKLHMKTHKEKPV, translated from the exons ATGGATGATTTTGATTGTCCAGTCAATTTGGATCCTGAAGTGATTTGTAGAATTTGTCTGGAATCCAAGCCCTTGACGAATTTGTTCGTAAAAGAGATTATCGATGGAAATTTAGTTACGTTACCGACAGTATTTCAGCagttttttcgaattaaa ATTGTTCACAACGATAAACTCCCACAAAAGATCTGTATCGAATGTAAAAAGAAGCTAATTGAGTCGATAAAGTTCAAACGGAAATGTGAGAGCTCAAACAAGGTGTTGCACGACTTATTGGAGCCTGGATACGATTACACTTTTTACGAGGTCCTTCCAAAACCTGAAAAAACGAGTACAAATGACTTTTCTTGCCAAACAGACGACGAAATTACtgcaaaatttgatgaaaatgtcAACGAAGATGCTTTCGAAGACGGGATACAGTATTcaaaaatccaagaaaaagttgaaaaagctTTTGGTGACATCGGGGATGAGTTTGACGAACTTTACAATTTATATTCCTGCTTCGATCGAGACGCAGACGgcaatttttgtgtcattccCGGATGCTATGAACGTCTTTCAACTGCCCAAGTCTTACAAAGTCACATGAGAACAAAACATTCCAAGATTCTTTcggatttcattcaaaatttggaCTTGATGCttcaaaaaagtgaagaaaaggAAGCCGAACCAATGCAAATTTACACTGAAGAGCCATCACAGTCGTCCCAAGAACCATTTTCACTGCCAGAAAACACGGAATTAATCCAAATTGCCGAAattgacgacgatgatgatcaaTTTATCGAAGAAGAAATCACGGAAGATGCGAAAAAAGATTCGGATTCGGAAGAAGATAAAATTGTAGAAATCACAAATGTAGCATATCATTGTCCAATTTGCCATAAATTGTATCAAGGACCGGAAGATATCGAAAAACATcgaattttacatgaaattgtGCTGCCCGTGTTATTTGACAACACTGAATTTTACTGCTGCGAAGTTTGCAAAGCCGTTTTTGTCTCGtacgatcaaataaaaaatcatctgaAAAACGGACATGAAATTTTGGATCCCAAAAAATCTGGAAACGATCGTGAATTTCAAACGTTGCCAGcgattagtaaaaaaatctttcttttcAAGGACCAAAGTGAATTAGATGAAACAGGATATCTCGAAATGTTTGAAACGTTCGAACTGAAAAACGATTCGCCGCTCATTTGTGGCGTTTGTCAAAAATCCTACAAAAATATCGAGTCCGTGAAGTATCACAGCTTCAGTCACACCAAAAATTTCGATTGTCCGTTGCGTGATTGCGAgacaagttttgattttttctacaaattacTCGGGCACATCAGGTATTCGCATTACAAGGAGAAAATTATCGAATTGACGTGTCCGTATTGCAAAGAGCAGTTTAAGACCAAGAAGGAATATGGCACGCATGTGAGAGATAGTTGCAAAAAAAGAGTTCTTTCGTGCAATATTTGTTCGAAGAAGTTTGTGAATCAGGCAGCGCTGAAAAATCATCTTAAAGTGCATGACGAGCAGAAATGTGAGGAGTGTGGAGAAACTTATTTGTCACCTT ctgACCTGCGAAATCACATCAGAATGGATCATGCAGAcaacaa taAAATGTACAAATGCAACTACTGCCCCAAACGCTTTCGCACTCCAAGTCATCGAACGGACCACGAAAATACTCACAACACGGAAAACAAGTACCAATGCGACATTTGCCagaatttcttcaaatctGAACGAGTCATGAAATCGCATCAAAAACTCCACACCGTCGGAAGATCTCATGCGTGTCCGATCTgtggaaaaatgttcaatcgCAATTACCACGTTAAGCTTCACATGAAAACGCACAAAGAGAAGCCTGTCTGA
- the LOC134830392 gene encoding UV radiation resistance-associated gene protein — protein MTDRPRCLDWVPLATHNCLRLRNLIQIIGQNIDCKHDDTTHLYFTLHTTPMSSPFYKSNAVEMTRDGTCRWPEIHLPDKMGKSSATCVCVRVWEQRAPRNNNNNSSLGDLMSNHDDPPTDTVLMFWGIYFSGLVPVLKRTEARYRKNTLVFQMHGGLFASADTFDPNYISKAAFPSCLPNFQASMGSQSSLGSSSYGKKSLDPYDRTQNCDENKLFSKVKRLSSTPNKGMLPIKSSPDLTSLLWNGSPSKFSPLNDNNSSFSSSFGNANDLGETFSQSGGESLVKFRYLKMEFKETDVRRSYSVNKLLLLQEKQRRIKNQMEECAELRERIYTKSAYCLNLDMIANHASLLYKQPKVLPGMGRQLSRLLYQEEAPQKPEDILKGQELRRQIEVAKFRCKGLRDERDRMKIELRHTNERLTKISDRNILLESETMSRYRGLSKETDQLMQKRMAFASQRDILERLRHDLFEKRKRLIRDLQEIYPIAQVHNELFTIQKVPLPNAEAYRLYTVSPMELSIALGFTSHVIILCSRILNVPLRNNVIHEGSRSRIEDNIKPIAKQDRIFPLFCRSNPPPQNLLYGVFLLNQNILQIKHYLGMKITDTRATLPNLLNILDGVPVDTTVFSLYQNPAAPASSVSGSSSVDLNSSISNILGDLKSSPIEINGTKSKNRICRSLTDSEHQHIPTRPLLRKSMRLSGSEPSLCEIETSSYDGQHERPMLISAAMPQSKIQMGKSNTTSNFISERDENL, from the exons ATGACTGATCGTCCCAGATGTTTAGATTGGGTGCCTCTTGCGACCCACAATTGCCTCCGTTTACGCAATCTCATCCAAATTATTGGTCAAAACATCGATTGCAAGCACGATGATACAACGCATTTGTATTTTACGCTGCACACGACGCCCATGTCGTCGCCCTTTTACAAAAGTAACGCCGTGGAAATGACTCGCGATGGCACTTGTCGCTGGCCCGAGATCCATTTGCCCGACAAAATGGGAAAATCCTCGGCGACTTGTGTTTGTGTTCGGGTTTGGGAGCAAAGAGCACcgcgaaacaacaacaacaacagtagTTTAGGAGATTTAATGAGCAATCACGATGACCCCCCAACTGACACCGTTCTCATGTTTTGGGGCATTTATTTCTCAGGACTCGTGCCTGTGCTGAAGCGAACCGAAGCACGATACCGCAAAAATACGCTGGTCTTTCAGATGCATGGGGGACTTTTTGCTTCCGCAGACACCTTTGACCCGAATTACATCTCGAAAGCGGCATTTCCGTCGTGCCTGCCCAACTTTCAGGCCAGCATGGGAAGCCAATCGTCGCTCGGGTCGTCGTCATACGGCAAAAAATCGCTCGATCCGTATGACAGAACGCAAAACtgtgatgaaaataaattattttctaaggTAAAACGACTCAGTTCGACGCCAAATAAGGGAATGTTACCGATAAAAAGTAGTCCGGATCTCACATCGCTTCTCTGGAATGGAAGTCCGTCGAAATTTTCACCACTCAACGACAACAATTCCAGTTTTTCGAGCAGTTTCGGCAATGCTAATGACCTGGGCGAGACTTTTTCGCAAAGCGGCGGCGAGAGTTTAGTGAAATTCCGGTATCTCAAGATGGAATTTAAGGAAACGGATGTGCGACGCTCGTATTCCGTGAATAAACTCCTTTTGCTGCAGGAGAAACAACGTCGAATCAAGAACCAAATGGAAGAATGTGCGGAATTGCGTGAAAGAATCTACACCAAAAGTGCATATTGCTTGAATTTGGACATGATAGCGAATCATGCGTCGTTACTCTACAAGCAACCGAAAGTTTTGCCGGGCATGGGTCGTCAACTAAGTCGTTTGTTGTACCAAGAAGAGGCACCGCAAAAGCCCGAAGACATTCTCAAAGGGCAAGAGTTGCGGCGACAAATAGAAGTAGCGAAATTTAGGTGTAAGGGACTCCGTGACGAACGAGATCGCATGAAAATCGAATTGAGACACACGAACGAGCGACTAACTAAAATTTCGGATCGCAATATTTTGCTGGAATCGGAAACGATGTCGCGTTACCGAGGTTTGAGCAAGGAAACGGACCAATTGATGCAGAAAAGGATGGCATTTGCGAGTCAACGTGATATTTTGGAGAGACTGAGGCATGATCTGTTCGAGAAACGGAAACGATTAATCAGGGATTTGCAAGAAATTTATCCAATTGcacag gtaCACAATGAACTTTTTACGATCCAAAAAGTTCCATTGCCAAACGCTGAAGCATATCGCCTTTATACTGTATCGCCTATGGAACTCAGTATCGCCTTGGGATTCACGTCTCATGTAATAATTCTATGTTCCAGAATTCTAAATGTTCCTTTAAg aaataaCGTTATTCACGAAGGATCCCGATCACGCATCGAAGACAATATAAAGCCAATTGCGAAACAAGATAGAAT ATTTCCGTTATTTTGTCGTTCAAATCCTCCTCCGCAAAATCTCCTCTACGGCGTTTTCCTGCTGAATCAAAATATACTCCAAATCAAACATTATCTCGGCATGAAAATAACCGATACACGTGCCACACTTCCCAATCTCCTCAATATCCTGGATGGCGTGCCTGTGGATACAACAGTCTTTAGTTTGTATCAGAATCCGGCGGCGCCAGCATCTTCAGTCAGTGGCTCGTCTTCTGTGGATCTGAATTCGAGCATTAGTAACATTTTGGGCGACCTCAAATCGTCACCCATTGAAATTAATGGaacaaaatccaaaaatcg aatCTGTCGTTCCTTGACTGATAGTGAGCACCAACACATTCCAACGCGTCCCTTATTGCGTAAAAGCATGCGACTTTCGGGTTCCGAACCGAGTTTGTGTGAAATTGAAACGTCATCGTACGATGGACAACATGAACGGCCCATGCTAATCTCCGCGGCGATGCCACAAAGCAAAATCCAGATGGGCAAAAGTAATACAACGTCAAATTTTATAAGTGAACGTGATGAAAATCTGTAA